The following nucleotide sequence is from Amblyraja radiata isolate CabotCenter1 chromosome 22, sAmbRad1.1.pri, whole genome shotgun sequence.
ATTATGGATATTAGACTTTGTCTCtgaaactgatgcgctacaatacgGAGAACTATACTCTGCAATCTGTATTTCCCACCATGCTCTTGTCATTGTACATTTTGCACTGATGTCAAGCTACCTCAGAGTTgctgtttgacttgattgtattcacgtatagtattatctgatctgtttggatgcaaaacaaagcttttccctgtacctcggtacgtgtgacagtaataaacctaaaggTAGTCTGGTCTGGGGCAGTGCCCGCTCTGACAGGGAAGTTTCCCCGGTGACGTCAACAACCCTCCCGCACGGTCCCATCCCGCATCTCATCCAACAAAGAGGGTGCGATCTCAAGCTCGCCAGATGCCGCTCAAACCCGGCTGCACTCAGCCACATGCTCGGGGGTAAGGGACGTAATCTGTGTTTAAATTCACAAAGGCTTCAGGTGGTGTAGAGAGGCAACGTGGGGTGAAAGAGATGGGTCaaagacttggggggggggggggggggagggcattaAGGAAGCCATTGCATCGGCAAATGTTTGGGACTTAGAGCTTGATCCCATGACACTGGGCCTGAGGGGTGATGATAAAATCATGGGGGCTCAGACAAGGTTAGGGTGTTTTTCTCAGGACGGGGGTCTAAAACCAGAAAGCACAGgcctaaggtgaggggagaaagtatTAAAAGGGTCCCGAggtgcaactttttccacacaaaggccggtgggtatatggaacgagctgccagagaaggtagttgaggcaggtactataacaacatttgaaaaacaCTTGTACAGAGaaaggaacggtttagagggataggggccaaatgcgggcaagagGAACTGGCTCAGTTGCAAAGTTGgacgagtgggccgaagggttgtgtgtctctctctatgaCTCAATGGTCCATACAGGCACAACAGCAGCATTTTAAGGAACTGGACCAATGACAGGAGATAAGATTACGGGGATATGGATAAGATGCAGGGTGTGTGATCACGGGACAAGGGCACTCGATCGCTGTAGGCCAAGTGTGGCTCCAATGGGACGGTTTGTGTAACGGGCATCTTGCAGGATCGAGGGCTGGGCACTGACCCAGTCCCCGTGAGCTTGGCTGACTCCCGAATCCTGCAACGCACCTCGTTTCTTTGTGTTTTTCTGGGACTGCAGTCCCAGCTTCAGCTGCTCGATACACCAGTCCacctctcgctggagctgctcctccGGAGACTgggagagaagacaggagatgTTACAGCAGCACACTCAAGGTACAGGCATCACAAGAAACACACAAACCCCAGCTGGGAGAAACGTCCAGCAAATTGCACtgccaatgggtgctgtctgtgtggagtttctatgtgactgcatgggttttctcccacactccatagacgtacgggtttgtagattaactgattcggtaaaattgtaaattgttcctagtgtgtaggatagtgctacaggtgattggtggttggcatgctcagtgggccgaagggcctgtttccgtgctgtatctctgaattttaaagaggattgatgagggcggTAGACATTGTCCACTTGCACTTAAGCAAGGACTCTGACAACGTACATTGTACTGCAGTCAAAAACTGGCGGGCATAgacttcaggtgagaggggacaaATGTAAAggagacctgaggggcaactttttctacacagagagtggtgggtatgcgGAAAGAGCTGCGAGAGGAAGTgctagaggtgggtacaattacaatgcttaaaggacattttgacaggtacacggACAGtgaaggttcagaaggatataacttcatacagtgtggaaacaagccctttagcccaacttgcccacaactaccaacatgtcccatccaaactagtgccacttgcctgcatttggcccatatcgttctaaacctgtcctatccatgtaatatgggccaaatgcgggcaggtgagactaactCAGTCAGGCGTGGACAGATTGGGCACAAGTgcctgtttatgcgctgtatAAGTATTGGGGCTCTTGTGAATGGGAGGTGAAAGTTGCTATAGAAATGCAACTCCCTATTTCTTAATTGTCGAGTCAACAGGCGAGTGGATTCCGGCTGGTGCCTCTCCCAACTCGTTTGTTCCCAGTCAGAGTTCCCTGGGATTCGCCCCGGTCTCCGTACCAGACCCATGCTGTTCCTCTCTTCCCCCTGACTGTTCTGGCTCGGCTGCTCCTGATCTTTGCGGATTCCAGCTTGGGTTTTACTGTTCTGCGTTCTGTTTCTCTTCTTTTTCTTCCGCGTGGATTTGGAAGCTGTACTTTCCACATTCTCGAGCTGCTGACTTGGTGCGGGATCAGCCGTTGACTCTCCTGTATGACTAACACCAGCGCCTGCCTCAGGGATTGCAAAATTAAACTTAAATTCAGCGTGCTGGCTCGCTGCTTCGCTGCAGAGCGGCCGCTCCTCTCCAGTAGCAGGAAGACAATCACTGGTGTCACCGCTCCGACCCTGCTGTGCTGTGCCAGAGTCCCCGGGGCAGGAACTTACGACCCCTTGAGCTGGCGGCGTTACCGCAGGGACATCACTCTCTCCCTCCGGAATGGTGACGTTGCACTGGTGGCTGCAGCTGCGGTGCTCGGCAACACTGCTGCTGTCCAGACCGTGGTGCTGAATCTCCACAAAGCTCGGACtcggatctgtggagggaacaaatAATTAAACATGTCATTCCTGCATCAGCCCCACAAGATTACCGCTCAGTCTCCCATAGAGTCTGGGTCCCGTCTACATTAACGTCACCACCTGCGATAAACCCACTGGCCCATGGATCACTGTCCAAGCTTTCAGCACGACGAAACACAAAGCAAATGCAGAGACCGTGAGGGGGTGTTGACGGGGAGATGGTTGTAGTTCGTAAGAAGATATTTATGgactggccaggtgggcagaaatGTGACAAATAGGGTTTAAAGCAAAGACAGCAAGGCAAGACTCTTGTAGAAGGGagatgggtgacacagtggtgcagaaggtagaactgctgcctcacagcgccagagacccaggctccatcctggcctcaggtgctgtctgcgtggagcttgcatgttctccctgtgaccacgtgggtttccaacgggtgcaccagtttccttccacatcccaaagacctgtgggtttgtaggttaactggctctctgtaaattgcctctagtgtgtagggagtgtgtgaaagtgggataacctagaactagtgtgaacgggagattgaACTTGGTGgccccagagggcctgtttccatattgtatctctaaaataaacaagTTAAAAGAATTCAGGATAAATAGTATAGTAAGATaccagaggaccagaggaccagcGAGATGGTGGTGAGCACGTCCAAAGATATCTAGAGGGAGTGGGCCAGATTGAGGGATATTTTGGGATCCACCACACCACAAGAGTCAGTGGGAGAAACAGCTGCAATGATGCATGCACTCACCTTGTGCTGTCACCATGAGCTGGCAGATATCAGCCTGCAGCTgctccacaccttcatccagcgcTGCCTCCACTCTCTCTTTAGGGACCTGTAACAGAGGACGTTGTGGCGAACTGAGCTATGAGCAAAGGCAGGGCAGAACTGGGAGGAGAGATTAATCACCATTTACTCCCACCATCCTGACCAagatctgtccttggcctcttccCACATCTCCTGACCCATTGCCATGGCAAACCTCAGCCCTGTGACATGCTGATGTAGAGGTCCGCCTGGGTCTGACACTCATCCTGAGACCTAGGAGATGCAGCAAGCATCAAGCAGGCACTTGCAGAGACCAGCAGAGCGTGCGCTCTAATGTAGTGCAGATGTACTGATTACACGGCAGTGTTACTTTAAACGCCAACCCAAATGTGACGGAACTAACTACAGTGGTGACTCTGAGCTTTCATCCCAGGATTGGCCCATTTATTGTAATACTGTAGGATTAAAATACACTTTGACGAAGAACtgaaaattttgtagaacaaatttcTGATTTAAAAAGAGACGTCTTCACGCCAACCTCATCCAATGGTGTGTGTACTCTCCTGCCTTAAAATACAGTGATGTCTACAGGTTGCCCATGCTGGATGCCAAGTTTTATAGGGGGGAAAGCTAATGGCCTGGGATAACAGTAATTATGTTcacgcactcacctcctccatcaaAATATTCAGAAAACTTCTGACCCCACTCCAAGACCAGTGATCAGCCTGGGCTCCTGGAAGGACAGAAAACTTTGTGAACGATAGCAGCAACTTTGCTTTCATGTAACGCTGTATCTCTCAGTCAAGtgtgaaaccggagcgcccgggggAAACGCACACTGTCTCGAGGAGAACGTGCTAACATCCTACAGACAATaccccagtcaggatcgaacccgggtctctggtgctgtaaggcagcagctctaccatcctTTGTTTTGGAATCACATATGGAAGTGGACGCAAGACCCCTTCACAGGTAATCTGTCCAGTTGAACTGTCATCCGAGCACCAGCAAGTTCAGGCAGGGCCAGGGTGCCAATGCTAATGCCAACCCTGGAGCAACCCTTTATTGTTTTAAATGCTCAACAGAGGGAGAAGTTTATCAGAGTAAATAATCTGCAGGCTTTGGGGATGAGGACCAAAACCAGGAATTGATGTTGAtttagtattgtcacgtgtaccgagatacagtgaaaaacatggGTTGCACATTATCCAGGCAAATCACAATATGCACGAATACATCAGGTAATGCCAGAGAGAAATGTAACAGTGCCGAAATATAGTGCTACAGCtacggagaaagtgcagataaaaaaactGCAAAGGCTGCTGTGAGGTAAGATGGGAGATCGGGAATACATCCTTGGCttatgagaggatggttcagtctcCTGATAACAAAGGAAAAaaggctgttcttgaatctggtggtacgagCTCATATTTTTGTACTCGACAAGGGCAGGGAGAAAATGGAATGAGCGGGATGTGaatgtactggagtaacagcgggtcgggcagcctctggggtgggaatggacaggcgaggtTGCAGGTCCGGACCTTGAGAGTGATCCTCGGTTGCttccccgaggcagcgtgaagtgtagatggtgttaATGGTGGCGAGTGTGctctgtgtggtggactgggctgcatccacaactctctgcaccaGAGCGGAGGCCCCGACTCCGGGCCTCTGAGGTCGCGGGCCCGCGGTTCCCGGAGATACCGGCCCGCGATGTATCTGCTGCGCGGGCGACTCGGCGACTTCAGAAAGACGGGGACAGatactcctctataatctttggttactCACCGTGTCCTGGGCTCTCTTCCGGAAGCAGCCAGGAGCCCGTCACATATATCCgtccgtagacacaaaaagccaaagATCTTATGGCAGAGCGCCCTGCTCTACGACCTttgcaaaaaactggagtaactcagtgggacttgcagcatcaaagattatagagcggagctcctctagtatctttgggcagcatctctggagagaaggaatgggtgacgtttcgggtcgagacccttcttcagactcctacacACTTTTttacaaagatcttatagcgggatctccgctataagatctttgctttttTTACACACATATCCGTCCCCCAGGCTGGAGATTGTGCGCTTTCCAGTCTTCCGCCACTCGCCATTGACCTAGGCACAAACAGTTTATTGTTATGCCACGGAACTACCAGCTCTGGGCCATGAAAGAGAGGAAAGGACAGGCGAGAAACACACGGATCCCCAGCGCTCcgctccaaagatcttatagcggggatctttgctccgctctatgatctttgagcGCCAAACACCAACGAATTTCTGTTCATCTTCTGTGCAAGTTACAGTAATTACAGCACCCCCCCCTCCATACCTTCCTCGTTTCCGTCTTTTACCTCTTCTTTGCGGTAGATGGAAAGAAGTTGGTTTTATGTTCCaggaattgtgttttttttttttgtatcagaAAGCCCCACTTTTATTTGACTCAGAAATCCTGACAGTGTAATAAAAGAGCTGtgcaccccaccccctcctttaCATTCTGCATTAATTAAACAATCATAAACACTCCCAATGGCATAGTAGGACTCTGTCATTGGGAGTTAATGAGCTGAAATTGTCAAGCTAACCTACATTTATACAAAATTCCTAGTATTTAAACAGCAACTTTGAAAATAGCAGAAAGATGGAGACACATGGGATTGTTGGAAtattggaatattgagcaaaacagcCACattcaacggttcaggcagcatcagtgaagggaaatggacaaacaccATTTTAGGTTGGGGACACCTGCAGATAAGAAGAGTGggcgatcattaatataaatagtaaataattaaGGGCCACAACTGATCCTCAGGAAACTCCACTGGTTGCATCCTTCCCGCCTGAAAAGTCAGAatcacagtgtggaagcaggacctttggctcaacttgcccatgccgaccaacatgtcccatatataaccagtcccacctgcctgcatttggcccatattcccctaaacctatcctatccatgcacctgtctaaatgttgtgataatacctacctcaactacctcctctggcagcttgttctatatacttactatcctttgtgtaaaaacgttgctcctcaggtttccattaaatcatccccccccctaaaaaaaaaaaatatttattctgaCTCTGTATGAAAGTCAACACATCAAATTCCTTCTGGAAATCTAAATATATTgtatggcacggtggagcagaggtagatttgctgcctaatagcgccagagacccaggttcaatcctgacttgccAAGTGCTtgtctgtagagtttgtacattctcctcgtgatctgtgtgggtttcctccagaatctccggtttcctcccacactccaaaaaacgtataagtttgtaggttaattggctttgtataattgtaaattgtccttgtgtgggtaggatggtgttagtgtgcggggattgctggtcggtgcggattcagtagggcaaagggcctgtttccatgctatatctctaaaactaaaaacctaaATTCCATCTTACAGGTTCCTCCCTATTGAGTCTGCCTCTTACATCTTGAAAGATTGCCAGGAAATTTGTCGAACGATTTGATTGCATTACGTTTCTCTAAATAACTAGATTTGTTCCTATAAACCAGCCACTATaatgaattattatttttaataccACTGTGATTCAGTGATCTTTTTGTGTAAAGGTACTGCATCATTGCACCACATGGAGCCAAGGCTGATAAGGATAATGTAATGCCAGAGAAATAGGAGCCGTGGTCAGCTGAATAATCTCTCAAACCTGCTCCGTCATTCAGTTCAGTTGGATCACATATGATCTCATCGCTGGTTCATTCTGAGAGTCCAGAGTTTTGTTTTCTGCTTAGTCTCTAGTCTTGATCTTTGGTAATTTcaaaaaatctatctctgccctgaATATATATTAATTCAACCTCCACAGTTCACCAGAGAAGAATGGTGAATTCCAAAGTTTCACAGCTCTTTTGTAGAAGAAACTTTGCTTGCCTCATTCAATAAGATTGGCTTTCTGAATGTATAGGTCACACAGGCTATCCCTTTCTTCATAAGCTACCATCAGAATTCCTGGATGTAACACAGAGCACTTTCTATGTCGTGCCACCGAGGCAAGTATTTTATACTGTATATAAAATCAAAACTGCACATAAAATTCATGTACAATCTCACAGTCCTGCATGGCTGTTGCAAAACTTTGTATTTCGTACTTCACCACCTTGTAATAAAACCCATCATGTTATTTGCCTTGTACTTGAATGCTAACTTTGTGTTTCTTGTACAAGGACTCCAGATCTTTCTGAACATTAGTTTTATTATTCACACCATTTAAACAATATTCCAGCATTCTAATTTCCCCAAGTTGTATTGCATCTGCCACGTTTAGATCCTTTGGCAGGCTTTGTTTCCTTGACACTGCCTATCGGTCCGTGTTCAGAAAACTGGGATACTTTGCATCCAGCACCTTTATCGAAATTACTTATTAGATTCATCTTCATCTCTGCCTGATTCACAatcgcgacaaaggcaaaaccgttataatgggtgacttcaatctacgtatagattgggtgaatcaaattggcaggggtgctgaggaagaggatttcttggaatgtatgcgggatagttatctaaatcaacatgtagaggaaccaacgagagagcaggctattttagactgggtattgagtaatgaggaagggttagttagcagtcttgttgtatgtgcccccttgggcaagagtgaccataatatggttgagttcttcattaggatggagagtgacattgttaattcagaaacaatggttctgaacttaaagaaaggtaactttgagggtatgagacgtgaattggccaagattgactggcaattaattctaaaagggttgacggtggatatgcaatggaagacatttaaagactgcatggatgaactacaaaaattgttcatcccagtttggcaaaagaataaatcagggaaggtagtacatccgtggataacaagggaaatcagggatagtatcaaagcgaaggatgatgcatacaaattagccagaaaaagcagcataccggaggactgggagaaattcagagaccagcagaggaggacaaagggcttaattaggaaaggaaaaatagattatgaaagaaaactggcagggaacataaaaactgactgcaaaagtttttatagatatgtgaaaagaaagagattagttaaaacaaatgtaggtcccttgcagtcagaaacaggtgagttgatcatggggaacaaggatatggcggaccaattgaataactactttggttccgtcttcactaaggaagacataaataatctgccggaaatagcaggggaccgtgggtcaaaggagttggaggaattgagtgaaatctaggttagccgggatgtggtgttgggtaaattgaatggattaaaggccgataaatccccagggccagataggctgcatcccagagtacttaaggaagtagctccagaaatagtggatgcattagtaataatctttcaaaactctttagattctggagtagttcctgaggattggcgggtagcaaacgtaaccccactttttaagaagggagggagagaaaacggggaattacagaccagttagtctaacatcggtagtggggaaactgctagagtc
It contains:
- the c22h8orf33 gene encoding UPF0488 protein C8orf33 homolog; amino-acid sequence: MEEVPKERVEAALDEGVEQLQADICQLMVTAQDPSPSFVEIQHHGLDSSSVAEHRSCSHQCNVTIPEGESDVPAVTPPAQGVVSSCPGDSGTAQQGRSGDTSDCLPATGEERPLCSEAASQHAEFKFNFAIPEAGAGVSHTGESTADPAPSQQLENVESTASKSTRKKKKRNRTQNSKTQAGIRKDQEQPSQNSQGEERNSMGLSPEEQLQREVDWCIEQLKLGLQSQKNTKKRGEEAVRALCTLHSKRAPLVKKRQLMRSMFGDYRKKMEEERQKQFRLMLTATKSASIKPVKEQTRSKVLGKIATKSPEVEAAPASGSVSPEKITVEAGEPAPFRFNFF